One stretch of Roseovarius mucosus DNA includes these proteins:
- the accD gene encoding acetyl-CoA carboxylase, carboxyltransferase subunit beta translates to MNWITNYVRPRINSIFSRREIPENLWTKCDECGTMLFHRELSDNLNVCTNCGHHMGITPRARFVGLFDGGIFSEVDVPAPTPDPLHFRDQKKYPDRLRAAQKATGEKEAMLVATGEMGRTPIVAAAQDFSFMAGSMGMYVGNAIIAAAETAVKLKRPLILFSAAGGARMQEGILSLMQMPRTTVAVQMLKEANLPYIVVLTHPTTGGVTASYAMLGDVQIAEPGALICFAGPRVIEQTIREKLPEGFQRAEYLLDHGMLDRVTPRTQLRDELITITRMLMGLPPAIKGDLPAPTPDAKPQDATQK, encoded by the coding sequence ATGAACTGGATCACCAATTACGTGCGCCCGCGGATCAACTCGATCTTCTCGCGCCGCGAAATCCCCGAAAACCTCTGGACCAAATGCGACGAATGCGGAACCATGCTGTTCCACCGCGAACTCTCGGACAATCTCAACGTCTGTACCAACTGCGGCCACCATATGGGCATCACCCCGCGCGCCCGCTTCGTGGGGCTGTTTGACGGCGGCATCTTCTCCGAGGTGGACGTGCCCGCCCCTACCCCCGACCCGCTGCATTTCCGCGACCAAAAGAAATACCCCGACCGCCTGCGCGCCGCCCAAAAGGCCACCGGCGAGAAAGAGGCGATGCTGGTCGCCACCGGCGAAATGGGCCGCACGCCCATCGTCGCCGCCGCACAGGATTTCAGCTTCATGGCCGGATCCATGGGCATGTATGTGGGCAATGCCATCATCGCCGCCGCCGAAACAGCCGTTAAGCTCAAGCGCCCGCTCATCCTCTTTTCCGCCGCCGGTGGCGCGCGCATGCAAGAGGGGATTCTCAGCCTCATGCAAATGCCCCGCACCACCGTCGCCGTGCAGATGCTGAAAGAGGCGAACCTGCCCTATATCGTCGTGCTGACCCACCCCACCACCGGCGGCGTCACCGCATCCTATGCGATGCTGGGCGATGTCCAGATTGCCGAACCGGGCGCGCTCATCTGCTTTGCCGGGCCGCGCGTCATCGAACAAACCATCCGCGAGAAACTGCCCGAGGGCTTTCAGCGCGCCGAATACCTGCTGGATCACGGCATGCTCGACCGCGTGACCCCCCGCACCCAATTGCGCGACGAGTTGATCACAATCACCCGCATGCTCATGGGCCTGCCCCCCGCGATCAAGGGCGACCTGCCCGCGCCCACGCCCGATGCCAAACCGCAGGACGCCACCCAGAAATGA
- a CDS encoding CPBP family intramembrane glutamic endopeptidase produces MRYDAHEILVGPARSTAHPARLLAGIALGVPVFVALSFGYAALLPILFGPEAWAQIAPGIETASNPQGVLINLFVFGLLIVALGLTLRIIHRRSLWSIIGPRALAIRQFARAMGVMLLLYGALLFLPMPEGMDPVANLTPAHWLMLLPLALTGLFLQVFAEELVFRGYLQSQLAARFASPLVWMVLPSLSFAILHYDPVSFGANAWVVVAWAATFGLAAADLTARAGTLGPATALHFVNNFSAIMIAAPRGQFDGLALYAYPFTLDNAEALWAMMPLDLLILVCGWLAIRLSLRR; encoded by the coding sequence ATGAGATATGACGCCCATGAAATCCTTGTCGGCCCCGCCCGCAGCACCGCCCATCCCGCCCGCCTGCTGGCGGGCATTGCGCTTGGCGTGCCGGTCTTCGTGGCGCTCAGCTTTGGCTATGCCGCGCTGCTCCCCATCCTCTTTGGCCCCGAGGCTTGGGCGCAAATCGCACCGGGAATCGAGACCGCCTCAAACCCACAAGGCGTGCTGATCAACCTCTTCGTCTTCGGCCTCTTGATCGTGGCGCTTGGCCTGACCCTGCGCATCATCCACCGCCGCAGCCTCTGGAGCATTATCGGCCCCCGCGCCCTAGCCATCCGCCAATTCGCCCGCGCGATGGGCGTCATGTTGCTGCTCTACGGTGCCCTCCTCTTTTTGCCGATGCCCGAAGGGATGGACCCCGTTGCCAATCTCACCCCTGCGCATTGGCTCATGCTCCTGCCGCTCGCGCTCACCGGCCTCTTCCTTCAGGTCTTTGCCGAAGAACTGGTGTTTCGCGGCTATTTGCAAAGCCAGCTTGCCGCGCGCTTTGCATCGCCTCTTGTATGGATGGTGCTGCCCTCCCTCAGCTTTGCCATTCTGCATTACGATCCCGTCAGCTTTGGCGCCAACGCCTGGGTGGTCGTCGCCTGGGCCGCCACCTTTGGCCTTGCCGCCGCAGATCTGACCGCCCGCGCCGGCACGCTTGGCCCCGCCACAGCGCTGCATTTCGTCAACAATTTCAGCGCCATCATGATCGCGGCCCCGCGCGGGCAATTCGACGGGCTGGCGCTCTACGCCTACCCCTTCACCCTCGACAATGCCGAGGCCCTCTGGGCCATGATGCCGCTCGACCTGCTGATCCTCGTCTGCGGCTGGCTCGCCATTCGCCTCAGCTTGCGCCGCTGA
- the ilvD gene encoding dihydroxy-acid dehydratase, whose amino-acid sequence MTKFDKAKLPSRHVTEGPERAPHRSYYYAMGMTETEIHQPLVGVATCWNEAAPCNIALNRQAQAVKGGVKEAHGSPREFTTITVTDGIAMGHEGMRSSLASREAIADTVELTMRGHCYDALVGLAGCDKSLPGMMMAMVRLNVPSVFIYGGSILPGKAPQVEEIPADFRSRDLTVQDMFEAVGRHQNNEMSDKALDMLERVACPSAGACGGQFTANTMACVSEAIGLALMNSSGMPAPYESRDQYAEASGRAVMHLLERNIRARDVVTLKSLQNAARVVACTGGSTNAGLHLPAIAHEAGIDFFLEDVCDIFRDTPYFVDLKPGGAYVAKDLYDAGGIPVVMKELRKAGLIHEDCITASGRSIGEELDLIEREADGKVIYPIETPITKTGGVVGLKGNLAPTGAIVKVAGIAPEHQVFTGPARVFECEEDAFEAVKARAYKEGEVIVIRNEGPAGGPGMREMLSTTAALSGQGMGKKVALITDGRFSGATRGFCVGHVGPEAAHGGPIALIATGDMITIDAIKGELSVDLSDEELAKRKDAWGGPRETIYTSGALWKYAQLVGETYKGAVTHPGAAFERHVYMDL is encoded by the coding sequence ATGACAAAGTTCGACAAAGCCAAACTGCCCAGCCGTCACGTGACCGAAGGGCCCGAGCGCGCGCCGCATCGGTCCTATTACTATGCCATGGGCATGACCGAGACGGAGATTCATCAGCCGCTCGTGGGCGTGGCGACCTGCTGGAACGAAGCAGCCCCCTGCAACATCGCGCTGAACCGTCAGGCGCAGGCGGTCAAGGGTGGCGTGAAAGAGGCGCATGGCAGCCCGCGTGAGTTCACCACGATCACGGTCACGGACGGGATTGCGATGGGGCATGAGGGCATGCGGTCGAGCCTTGCGAGCCGGGAGGCGATTGCCGATACGGTGGAATTGACCATGCGCGGACATTGCTATGACGCGCTGGTTGGTTTGGCGGGTTGTGACAAATCCCTGCCCGGAATGATGATGGCGATGGTGCGGTTGAACGTGCCGTCGGTGTTCATTTATGGCGGGTCGATCCTGCCGGGCAAGGCCCCGCAGGTCGAGGAGATTCCGGCGGATTTCCGCAGCCGTGATCTGACCGTGCAGGACATGTTCGAGGCGGTGGGGCGGCATCAGAACAACGAAATGTCCGACAAGGCGCTGGATATGCTGGAGCGGGTGGCGTGCCCATCGGCGGGGGCCTGTGGCGGGCAGTTCACCGCCAACACCATGGCCTGTGTTTCTGAGGCGATTGGTCTGGCGTTGATGAATTCCTCGGGTATGCCTGCCCCTTATGAAAGCCGCGATCAATATGCCGAGGCGTCTGGTCGTGCGGTGATGCATCTTTTGGAGCGCAACATCCGGGCGCGGGACGTGGTGACGCTCAAGTCGTTGCAGAATGCGGCGCGGGTTGTGGCGTGCACCGGCGGCAGCACCAATGCCGGTTTGCACCTGCCTGCGATTGCGCATGAGGCGGGGATTGATTTCTTTCTCGAAGATGTCTGCGACATCTTCCGCGACACGCCCTATTTCGTCGATCTGAAACCGGGCGGGGCCTATGTGGCCAAAGACCTTTATGATGCCGGTGGTATCCCGGTTGTGATGAAGGAATTGCGCAAGGCCGGTCTGATTCATGAGGATTGCATCACCGCGAGCGGGCGCAGCATCGGCGAGGAGCTGGACCTGATCGAGCGCGAAGCCGATGGCAAGGTCATCTATCCGATTGAAACGCCGATCACCAAGACGGGGGGCGTTGTCGGTCTCAAGGGCAATCTGGCCCCGACCGGCGCGATTGTGAAAGTGGCGGGCATTGCGCCCGAGCATCAGGTCTTTACCGGCCCGGCGCGGGTGTTTGAATGTGAAGAAGACGCATTCGAGGCCGTAAAAGCGCGCGCCTATAAAGAGGGCGAGGTGATCGTCATCCGCAATGAAGGCCCGGCAGGCGGCCCCGGCATGCGCGAGATGCTGTCGACCACAGCGGCGCTGAGCGGTCAGGGCATGGGCAAGAAGGTGGCGCTGATCACCGATGGGCGGTTCTCTGGGGCGACACGCGGGTTCTGTGTGGGCCATGTTGGACCAGAGGCCGCGCATGGTGGCCCGATTGCCTTGATTGCCACGGGCGACATGATCACGATTGACGCGATCAAGGGGGAATTGTCGGTTGATCTGAGCGACGAGGAACTGGCCAAGCGCAAGGACGCTTGGGGCGGGCCGCGCGAGACGATCTATACCAGCGGGGCGCTGTGGAAATATGCGCAATTGGTGGGCGAGACCTATAAGGGCGCTGTGACCCATCCCGGCGCAGCGTTCGAGCGGCATGTCTATATGGACCTCTGA
- a CDS encoding bifunctional folylpolyglutamate synthase/dihydrofolate synthase, whose protein sequence is MTAPTSDAILARMMALHPKIIDLTLDRVWRLLDALGNPQNDLPPVIHIAGTNGKGSTQAMIRAGLEAAGKTVHAYTSPHLARFHERIRLAGDLITEEHLTAVLDECYAANGSDAITYFEITTCAALLAMARTPADYTLLEVGLGGRLDATNVIDQPALTVITPISIDHEQYLGDTLAKIAGEKAGIIKRRVPCVVGPQPDEALEVIEAVAARHGAPLLAHGQHWHVTQERGRLIYQDETGLLDLPLPNLPGAHQIENAGAALAALRHLTMGDAAFEAAVTRAFWPARMQRLQTGPLTDAAPHAEVWLDGGHNPAAGQALARHLASLPARPTYLICGMLNTKDIAGYLTPLAAHATALTALSIPGEANTLPAEVTAEAARAAGLPASTADTALAAVTDIVKICPEARILICGSLYLAGGILRENG, encoded by the coding sequence ATGACCGCTCCCACATCTGACGCCATCCTTGCCCGGATGATGGCGCTGCACCCCAAGATCATCGACCTCACGCTCGATCGCGTCTGGCGTTTGCTCGATGCTTTGGGCAATCCCCAGAACGATTTGCCGCCCGTGATCCATATCGCAGGCACCAATGGCAAAGGCAGCACTCAGGCGATGATCCGTGCCGGTCTCGAGGCGGCGGGCAAGACCGTGCATGCCTATACCTCGCCCCATCTCGCGCGCTTTCACGAACGTATCCGCCTTGCCGGCGACTTGATCACCGAAGAGCACCTGACTGCCGTCTTGGATGAATGCTACGCCGCCAATGGCAGCGATGCGATCACCTATTTCGAGATCACCACCTGCGCCGCCCTTCTCGCCATGGCCCGAACACCCGCCGACTATACCTTGCTTGAGGTGGGTCTTGGCGGGCGGCTTGACGCCACCAATGTGATCGACCAACCGGCGCTCACCGTCATTACCCCCATTTCCATCGACCACGAACAATATCTGGGCGACACGCTGGCCAAAATCGCGGGCGAAAAGGCCGGGATCATCAAGCGCCGCGTGCCCTGCGTCGTCGGCCCGCAACCGGATGAGGCTCTGGAGGTGATCGAGGCCGTCGCCGCCCGCCACGGCGCGCCTCTCTTGGCCCACGGCCAGCACTGGCACGTCACCCAAGAACGCGGCCGCCTGATCTATCAGGACGAAACTGGCTTGCTTGATCTGCCCCTGCCCAATCTTCCCGGCGCGCATCAGATCGAGAATGCCGGTGCCGCCCTTGCCGCCCTGCGCCATTTGACCATGGGCGATGCAGCCTTTGAGGCCGCCGTTACGCGTGCGTTCTGGCCTGCCCGCATGCAACGCCTGCAAACCGGCCCGCTGACCGATGCCGCCCCGCACGCCGAGGTGTGGCTGGACGGGGGCCACAACCCCGCCGCCGGGCAGGCGCTCGCCCGGCATCTGGCCAGCCTGCCCGCACGCCCGACCTATCTGATCTGCGGCATGCTCAACACCAAGGACATCGCGGGCTATCTCACACCGCTGGCCGCCCATGCCACCGCCCTCACCGCCCTGTCCATTCCCGGCGAGGCCAACACCCTACCCGCCGAAGTAACGGCAGAGGCCGCCCGCGCCGCAGGCCTTCCCGCCAGCACCGCCGATACCGCCCTTGCCGCTGTCACCGACATCGTGAAAATCTGCCCCGAGGCGCGAATTTTGATCTGCGGGTCGCTCTATCTCGCTGGCGGAATTCTGCGCGAGAACGGCTAG
- a CDS encoding DUF6478 family protein: protein MKLLDVLTHRHSLRKWRQTARNAPMMGLAELRRARARARKLMYSLNEVISISDNRLALPMIGSNSFSRPHGTDWAWRPELWREPLPVPGMASVRSKSMLGREVTLFHDCARSELCLRQLRNSREADLAPYGLRMDVFAFDGSFLSVVLDFPQQAVNGLTKRHLLRMDTIVELEKPLEIFARLNIKHGPNTEQIVRELPLNAEEIMVEFDLAYSNLNEKRVERAWIDLIFENPQMSQLVLRDVTFSRRPRAAL from the coding sequence ATGAAATTACTGGACGTGTTGACGCATCGCCACAGCCTGCGCAAATGGCGTCAGACTGCGCGCAATGCCCCGATGATGGGATTGGCGGAGTTGCGGCGCGCGCGGGCGCGGGCGCGCAAGCTGATGTATTCGCTGAACGAGGTGATCTCGATTTCCGATAACCGGCTGGCGCTGCCGATGATCGGGTCAAATTCGTTTTCCCGCCCGCATGGCACCGATTGGGCCTGGCGGCCCGAATTGTGGCGCGAGCCGCTGCCGGTGCCGGGTATGGCCTCGGTTCGGTCCAAGTCTATGCTGGGCCGCGAGGTGACGCTGTTTCACGATTGCGCCCGGTCGGAGTTGTGTTTGCGCCAATTGCGCAACAGCCGCGAGGCGGATCTGGCGCCTTACGGCTTGCGGATGGATGTGTTTGCCTTTGACGGATCGTTTCTGTCGGTGGTGCTGGATTTCCCGCAGCAGGCGGTGAACGGGCTGACCAAGCGGCATCTGTTGCGGATGGATACGATCGTGGAGCTGGAAAAGCCGCTGGAGATTTTTGCGCGGCTCAATATCAAACATGGGCCGAACACCGAACAGATCGTGCGGGAATTGCCGCTGAATGCAGAGGAAATCATGGTTGAGTTCGATCTGGCCTATTCCAACCTGAACGAAAAGCGGGTGGAGCGGGCGTGGATCGACCTGATTTTCGAGAATCCGCAGATGAGCCAGCTTGTGTTGCGGGATGTGACGTTCAGTCGCCGTCCGCGCGCGGCGCTATAG
- a CDS encoding CDP-alcohol phosphatidyltransferase family protein: MTQQMRALLVHLFTATGAVFAMLAMLAAVDHKWELMFLWLVVAFAVDGIDGALARKYDVQQHAPEFDGVLLDLIIDYLTYVFIPAFALFKSDLLPGWTGWLAIIVITFASAMYFADTRMKTKDNSFSGFPGCWNMLVLVLFALEPNFWIILGLVVVLAVAMFLPLKFVHPVRTERWRWLTLPMALAWTFFAGWAAWVHFDPQSWAHWGLVVTSIYLLFAGIVQQLLPRKGDLDRL, encoded by the coding sequence ATGACCCAGCAGATGCGCGCCCTTCTTGTTCACCTTTTCACCGCCACCGGCGCCGTGTTTGCCATGCTGGCGATGCTGGCGGCGGTTGATCACAAATGGGAATTGATGTTCCTGTGGCTCGTGGTGGCCTTTGCGGTGGATGGTATAGACGGTGCATTGGCACGCAAATACGATGTTCAACAACACGCCCCCGAATTTGATGGCGTGCTGCTTGATCTCATCATCGACTATCTCACCTACGTCTTTATCCCGGCCTTCGCGCTCTTCAAATCAGACCTGCTGCCGGGCTGGACGGGCTGGCTTGCCATCATCGTCATCACCTTTGCCAGCGCGATGTATTTCGCCGACACACGGATGAAAACCAAGGACAATTCCTTTTCCGGCTTCCCCGGCTGCTGGAACATGCTGGTTCTGGTGCTCTTCGCGCTCGAGCCGAATTTCTGGATCATCCTCGGTCTGGTGGTGGTACTGGCGGTGGCGATGTTCCTGCCGCTCAAATTCGTGCACCCCGTGCGCACCGAACGCTGGCGCTGGCTGACCCTGCCGATGGCCTTGGCTTGGACCTTCTTCGCAGGCTGGGCCGCATGGGTGCATTTCGATCCCCAAAGCTGGGCACATTGGGGGCTTGTCGTTACCAGTATCTACCTGCTCTTTGCGGGCATCGTGCAACAGCTTTTGCCGCGCAAGGGCGATCTCGACCGGCTTTGA
- a CDS encoding LysM peptidoglycan-binding domain-containing protein, which produces MLRATLIAAGFVAITLALILIQPGKPRTLADLPPVTDSDVTRAAPDLSTLAAPALAPEPLVNGTTVATRPALPDPTPTPSAAPQASMPVGPALESMVLGALQQGQSETYIDALVNDAAKKGKVEVPQGLVTAEGRVDTALLLSALSQPARPRVPNSYTVATGDSLASIAYRFYGDFGRQADILAANADTMQPTDRLRVGQVLNLPTP; this is translated from the coding sequence ATGTTGCGTGCGACACTGATCGCGGCGGGTTTTGTCGCCATCACCCTTGCGTTGATCCTCATTCAACCCGGAAAACCGCGCACCCTGGCGGACCTGCCCCCCGTGACCGACAGCGATGTCACCCGCGCAGCGCCAGACCTCTCAACGCTCGCCGCGCCCGCCTTGGCCCCTGAGCCATTGGTAAACGGCACGACCGTTGCCACGCGTCCGGCGCTACCAGACCCCACACCCACCCCCTCTGCCGCACCTCAGGCTTCCATGCCGGTTGGGCCAGCGCTTGAATCCATGGTGCTTGGGGCCCTGCAACAAGGCCAGTCCGAAACCTACATTGACGCGCTCGTGAATGACGCCGCGAAGAAGGGCAAGGTCGAGGTTCCCCAAGGTCTTGTGACCGCCGAAGGCCGGGTTGATACGGCCCTCCTGCTCAGCGCCCTGTCACAGCCCGCCCGCCCTCGCGTGCCAAATAGCTACACCGTGGCCACAGGCGACAGTCTCGCCTCTATCGCCTATCGTTTTTATGGTGATTTCGGGCGGCAGGCTGATATCCTCGCCGCCAACGCAGACACAATGCAACCGACTGATCGCTTGCGCGTGGGTCAGGTTCTCAACCTTCCAACACCCTGA
- a CDS encoding Lrp/AsnC family transcriptional regulator: MDKISERILQELTRDGRISNLELAERVGLSASACLRRVQDLERRGVIAGYRAVLDRGALGIGFLAYVTVGLNSHTKASQVAFEQAMGRAPEVVECHNITGAVEYILRVEVADLVAYKRFHTDVLGTLPQVNAITSYVVMGSPKDGRG, from the coding sequence ATGGACAAAATAAGCGAACGTATATTGCAAGAGTTAACGCGCGATGGTCGGATCAGCAATCTGGAGCTGGCCGAGCGGGTGGGATTGTCGGCTTCGGCTTGCTTGCGGCGGGTGCAAGACCTCGAGCGGCGCGGGGTGATTGCAGGCTATCGTGCCGTGCTGGATCGGGGCGCGCTTGGCATCGGATTTCTGGCCTATGTCACGGTCGGTTTGAACAGCCATACCAAGGCCAGTCAGGTGGCGTTTGAGCAGGCAATGGGCCGGGCACCCGAGGTTGTGGAATGTCACAACATCACCGGCGCGGTGGAGTATATCCTGCGGGTCGAAGTGGCGGATCTGGTGGCCTACAAACGGTTTCACACCGATGTTCTGGGCACCTTGCCGCAGGTCAATGCAATCACGTCTTATGTGGTGATGGGATCGCCAAAGGATGGCCGCGGATAA
- a CDS encoding LysE family translocator, with protein sequence MTLDLLTALATFAFVTVMTPGPNNLMLMASGTNFGFSRSIPHMLGVGLGFPLMVAFVGLGVMQVFDLWPLSYTLLKIGSVAYLVYLAWKIANAAPPRDAEASGKPLTFLQSAAFQWVNPKAWSMALSAITLYATGRDMASVLWVAGVYVAVSMVSTTSWTLLGQQLRRLLKNQTRLRIFNWIMATLLIVTLIPVLWPT encoded by the coding sequence ATGACACTCGATTTGCTCACCGCCCTCGCCACTTTCGCCTTTGTCACGGTCATGACACCGGGACCGAACAATCTCATGCTCATGGCATCAGGGACAAACTTCGGTTTTTCCCGCTCAATTCCCCATATGTTGGGGGTTGGTTTGGGCTTTCCGCTAATGGTGGCCTTTGTGGGCCTTGGCGTGATGCAGGTCTTTGACCTATGGCCGCTCAGCTACACCCTGCTCAAGATCGGTTCCGTCGCCTATCTCGTCTATCTGGCGTGGAAAATTGCCAACGCCGCCCCACCCCGCGATGCAGAAGCGTCTGGTAAGCCATTGACTTTCCTACAATCTGCGGCGTTTCAATGGGTCAATCCCAAGGCGTGGAGCATGGCTCTTTCGGCCATCACCCTCTATGCTACTGGCCGTGATATGGCCTCGGTTCTCTGGGTGGCAGGGGTATATGTTGCGGTATCCATGGTCAGCACCACAAGCTGGACCCTGCTCGGCCAACAACTCCGCCGCCTCCTCAAGAACCAAACCCGCTTACGCATCTTCAATTGGATCATGGCCACCCTGCTGATCGTAACCCTTATCCCCGTCCTTTGGCCCACCTGA
- a CDS encoding acetyl-CoA carboxylase carboxyltransferase subunit alpha, producing MTNYLDFEKPLAEIEGKAEELRAIARGNAEMNVEAEAAALDAKAAEMLRDLYKTLTPWRKCQVARHPDRPHCRDYVEALFSDYTPLAGDRAFGEDHAVMGGLARLNGNPVMVIGHEKGNDTKSRIARNFGMARPEGYRKAVRLMQMADRFGLPVVTLVDTPGAYPGKGAEERGQSEAIARATETCLAIGVPLVSVIIGEGGSGGAVAFASANRVAMLEHSVYSVISPEGCASILWKDSEKMREAAEALRLTAQDLTRLGVADRVIDEPLGGAHRDPARTIAAVGKTIEAMLSELAKKDRAALIKDRREKFLRMGTKGLAA from the coding sequence ATGACCAACTACCTCGATTTCGAAAAGCCGCTGGCCGAGATTGAAGGCAAGGCCGAAGAGCTGCGCGCCATTGCGCGCGGAAATGCCGAAATGAACGTCGAAGCAGAGGCTGCAGCACTGGATGCCAAGGCTGCCGAAATGTTGCGCGATCTTTATAAGACTTTGACTCCATGGCGAAAATGTCAGGTGGCCCGACACCCTGACCGCCCGCATTGCCGCGATTATGTCGAGGCGCTGTTTTCCGATTACACCCCGCTGGCCGGCGACCGCGCCTTTGGCGAGGATCACGCGGTCATGGGTGGTCTTGCCCGGCTCAACGGAAATCCCGTGATGGTGATCGGCCATGAGAAAGGCAATGATACAAAAAGCCGGATTGCACGTAATTTCGGCATGGCCCGCCCCGAGGGCTATCGCAAGGCCGTCCGCCTGATGCAAATGGCCGACCGTTTCGGCCTCCCGGTTGTCACGCTGGTGGACACCCCCGGCGCCTATCCCGGCAAAGGGGCTGAGGAACGCGGCCAAAGCGAAGCGATTGCCCGCGCCACTGAAACCTGCCTTGCCATCGGTGTGCCGTTGGTCAGTGTGATTATCGGTGAGGGTGGATCAGGCGGTGCCGTGGCCTTTGCCTCGGCCAACCGTGTGGCGATGCTGGAACATTCCGTTTATTCCGTCATCTCCCCCGAGGGTTGCGCCTCAATCTTGTGGAAAGATTCCGAGAAAATGCGCGAGGCTGCCGAAGCACTCCGCCTGACGGCACAGGATCTGACACGACTTGGCGTTGCGGATCGGGTGATTGACGAACCTTTGGGCGGCGCGCATCGCGATCCCGCCCGCACCATCGCCGCCGTGGGTAAGACAATCGAAGCCATGCTCAGCGAGTTGGCGAAAAAGGATCGCGCCGCCCTTATAAAGGATCGGCGCGAAAAATTCCTGCGAATGGGAACCAAAGGGCTCGCGGCCTGA
- a CDS encoding cytochrome P460 family protein, whose amino-acid sequence MKRQLFAAATVIASLSVAQTAHAADCAVAVEDPFALEAAAIEEIYACIKDEMVASYTKEGDAVAGAYRDWTVTSSRPAVAGAHGNRLLYTFANDIAAEQYLKYADDGVVMPVGSVLAKESITISAKKKAAVTGPLFIMTKGEAGSAPETADWVYASIQPDGKPMKFKQSFCHDCHVAWEAQDMMAYPLEEVRLAN is encoded by the coding sequence ATGAAACGCCAGCTTTTCGCCGCCGCAACCGTGATAGCCAGCCTCAGCGTCGCTCAGACCGCCCACGCGGCCGATTGTGCCGTCGCGGTCGAGGATCCCTTTGCCCTCGAAGCCGCCGCAATCGAAGAAATCTACGCCTGCATCAAGGACGAGATGGTTGCAAGCTACACCAAAGAGGGCGATGCCGTGGCAGGTGCCTATCGCGATTGGACCGTAACGTCGAGCCGCCCCGCCGTGGCCGGTGCCCATGGCAACCGCCTACTTTACACCTTCGCCAATGACATCGCCGCCGAGCAATACCTGAAATATGCAGACGACGGCGTCGTCATGCCCGTCGGGTCTGTGCTGGCCAAGGAAAGCATCACCATCAGCGCCAAGAAAAAAGCCGCCGTGACAGGCCCGCTCTTTATCATGACCAAGGGCGAAGCCGGCAGCGCGCCAGAGACCGCCGATTGGGTCTATGCCAGCATTCAGCCGGACGGCAAGCCGATGAAATTCAAGCAAAGCTTCTGCCATGACTGCCACGTCGCATGGGAGGCACAAGACATGATGGCCTATCCGCTGGAAGAGGTCCGGCTGGCAAACTAA